The sequence GAGCAAAAACCATAACTGGCTTTGGACATAAGTCAGTTCTGGGTATATATTCTTACCTTTCTTCCATTCTTCTGGCCTGAGGTGGAGAGCTGACCTGTGCTGAAGGGGAGAGTCTTTCTGGGATTGAGTGATGCCAGAGACACGTCTCTGTCCTCTAAATCAGGAGATGTGTGAAGGAGCTGGATTGAAAGCTGGTGACTAAGCAAGGTTTATCAAGATATTGGACAGACCTTGCAATTTCCTTTGCAAGGACTGTGGGCAAGTCAGAGACCAGAGCTGTTTGAGACATGATCAGTTACTGAGATGTTTCTTATCATTTGCCCCATGTCCACTCACATGTCAGCCACTCCCATCCTACCCCATCCGGTCATCCTCCTGGTAATCGCTGTTGTGGAACCTATAGTTGAAGACTGAGCCTGGGGAGCAATGTCAAACAATGTGAGTTTGCATTGTGAGGCTTTAAAACTAAAGAATAAAGTATATCGTAGAGTGATTGAAAGTCTACCATGGCCAAAACccacttttctgtttttcttttttaaaattatcacagCAATATGCATTCTTGTGTATAATTTCCCTCCAAATGATAGAGAAGTATATACAAGGTGATAGGCCCCCTGAATCCTATTCTTCAAAGTTCAACCTATTCTTACTTCCTTTATTATTAGCTCTGAACGATAaacttaaagttatttttttaaatttatgaacatGAAGAAGTAGATCTATTGGCATCCCTTTTAAACATAAGGAGTTCAGCACACATAAcatttcttcttccctcttccactttatctaattttaaaatttattttaatttggtataaatattaaaaatttaactcttatctcttttttttaaaaaaatatattttattgattttttacagggaggaagggagagagatagagagttagaaacatcaatgagatagaaacattgattagctgcctcctgcacaccccctactggggatgtgctgcaaccatggtacatgcccttgaggaGAATCGAACCTacggcccttcagtccgcaggccgacactctattcaccgagccaaactggctagggctaactCTTATCTCTTATGTTTTCCTTTCATGTGCCTCATGCTACAGTCAAATTAAGTTACTTGTGTActcttttaaaatcctcatctgaagatatgcttattgatttttttagagagatgaagggagacagagaaacatcgatgtgagaaacatgaattggttgcctctaggacacaccccaactggggatcaaaccctcaacctaggttgagacctgacctagaatcgaacccaagacctttcggcatatgggacaatgctccaactaactgagccacactggccagggtgagttacttgttattttttaaatgtcatctgGATTAGAAACTAtttcaaatattcagaaaagTTCTTCAATGGGTTCATTcagcaaatctataataataaaagggtaatatgctaattagactggatgtccttccagatgaccttctggatgaaactgGGGCTCCGAGGAAGCCCAGGTCTGAGTACTggaagggaagccggtgctggcagctgggagaaggaaggcctactcttgcacgaattttgtgcatcaggcttctagtattcAATGAAGATCTTATTatagactgaattgtgtcccacAAAGTTTTTATGCTGCAGTCCTATTCAAGCTATCTGGCTagttggagatagggtctttggagaggtaattaagttaaaatgaggttacTATAGTGAGCAATTATCTAACATGACTGGCATCCTTATAGGAAGGGGAGGTCAGGACACAGATACATGTGAGGACACAAAGAGAAGATGccatctataaaccaggaagagAGGTCTCATAACCTGACAACCCTCCCAATACCTTGATCTCAGAATTTTAGccttcagaattgtgagaaaataaatttctgttgtttaagccacccagtctatggtactttTTATGGCAGCCATAACAAACTAACATAAACTTAGGCATGTGTCCCAGGCATTATTTCAGGCAATGGAATGTTAGtgttaacaacaaccaaaaactaAAGCAAGGCCTTTTGGTATCCTCAAAGGTCTGACCGAGCTGTAgagtaaaaagagagaaagtcTGATGGGGTATTTGTGTATTAGAAGTTGAGGAGGAGTTGGATCCAGAAAACCATATGTAGGAAAACTGATCAATGAAACAAAAGTCTCAGAATTAGACCGAAATGCATATGGGATTTTATTATATgacaaaaaatgtatattaaagtaGTGGGTGTAACATGAACTATTTGGTGAATGGAATTGGGATCACTGGTGGCCgtctaaaataaactaaaataaagttggcctagccggcttggctcagtgcttgatcatcgacctatgaaccaggaggtcatggtttgattcccaatcagtgcacattcctgggttgtgggcttgatcctcagtgtgaggcatgcaggaggaagccaatcaatgattctctctcctcattgatctttctatctctctctcttttcatctctgaaatcaataaaaatatattaaaaagtaaagtaaataaAGTTGAAAACATACTTTGCATTTGGTATTAGGATAAATCCATATATAAtccaaatacttaaaaataaataatgaaactaTATTAGTACCTGGAGAAACCATaggaaagttctttttttttctctcaatgttGGGAAAGACTTTCAAAGTGTAGCACAAAATTCAGAAGGCATTAAAGAAAAGATTAATAAGGATGAgaacatatagaatttttttggtaTGGCATGAACCATCACAATCAAAAGATTGGGAAAATATTGGTAACtcatataaaggaaaaaatactaaTTCCCCTATTTGTAAAAGTTCCTGTAAAATGATAATTCAAAATCTAACAAGCCAATAAGAAAATGATTATAGGTCATAAATTCACaacttctcaaaataaaaatggctcTTAAACATATGGAGAGAAACCAAAGTAATAATaacagagatgaaaattaaaattacatagaGTTATATTTTACTCACGGAAATATAAAACACCAAAACTTTTGGCAGTTGTTGGCGACCAggtcagcaagggagggcagttgggagccatcaggctggcagggcagggcagttgggggcaattgggttggcaggggagcggttagggagtgatcaggcaggcaggcaggcaaacgattaggagccagcagtcccagattgtgagagagatgtccgactgccggtttaggcctgatcacacagggattgggcctacaccGGCAGCAGACAtcgcccaaggggtcccagattggagagggtgcaggctgggctgagggatatcctccctccctgtgcatgaatttcgtgcactgggcctctagtaattgtaTAAGTGTGTCTGTGGAGGAGAGGAGTGGGAACCTGTCTGCAGGTGGGAAGGATAGTTTAGGGTAGGAGTATGCAGAGCTCTTCCCTGGCTTGAGAGGAAAGGCAGCGAAGTGAGCACAAAGGCAGTTTGGCTGATAGATTTGGTGTTGGGGAAAAGGTACTTGATGACTCAGCAGAGCTAAGTGGATACTTGTAGTTTGAGGACATAGATTGAAAGTGAAACCATTGGTTTTGTGTTGCTCTCTGATTACACTCAGCTCCCTGGAAACAGGCGTGGAGTTAATGGAGAGTTGGACTCAACCagggcaaaagacttgaacagacacttcaccaaaggaAATACATGGAaggcaaataaatatatgaaatatgtttTGCACTCctagccattagggaaatacagaataaaaaccaCGATGAGATACTATTACACACTCCTTAgcatggctaaaattaaaaaataccgATTCGTTCAAATATTGACAAGGCTTTAGGAAAACTGGATCTCTCATAGATTGCTGGTTGGAAAGTAAAATGGTATGGCCATGCTGGAAAACTATGCATTTTCTTACAAATTTGTACATATACTCACCATATAAAACAGCAATTATTCCTggcatttattttagagaatggTAAACTTATGTTCACATGAAAGCCTCTATACAGATGTTCCTGgcaattttatttataactagaggccaggtgcacaaaaatttgtgcactcggggggggggggggagagggggtctctcagcctggcctgtgccctctcgcagtctgggacccctcgggagataatgacctgctggcttaggcctgctcccaggtggcagagggcaggcccaatccctaggtgcagcccctggttgggctcagagcagggctgattggggagttagggcgccgccccctgtcatgcacagagcagggcggatcgggaggttgcgatgccacccctagtcacgctcggggtaggaccgattggggggttggggcaccgccccctgtcacactcaaggcagggtcaatggggaggttgcggcgccaccccctgtcacgcacagaccagggccaatcagggggttggggcgtggcctcctatcatgcacagagcagggcccatcaggggggttggggctctgtaccctgtcacacacagagcagggccgatcaggggattgaggagctcccccctgtcactcacagagcacagtggatagggagtttgtggccctgcctcctgtcacacacagagccacagggcgatcagggggctggggagctcccccctgtcacgcacagagcagggctgatcagggggttgaggagctccccactgtcatgctgatcccggtgctgggaggcctcgcggctccgctgatcccggtgctgggaagcatattacccttttactatataggacagaagcctggtgcatgggtgggagccggctggttttccctgaagggtgtcctggatcagggtgggggccccgcttgggtgcctggccagcctgggtgaggggatgatggctgtttgcatctggtcacacccccttcagggtgggggtcctgcttgggtgcctggccagcctgggtgagggactgagggccattttcaggctggcgagtgactgaagctcctaacctgtcctttttaccttttttttttttttttttattctgggccagctttagctctgaggctgggctccagctatgagacctccgctgcttaaagcaggtttctggcctttgtttaccttctgtatttgaaacaatgttgtggtcctgctggctgaagcccggggttttgtttagcttctatatttgttacaatgttgcttagagtgcagctgagaggccggcaaggcaggcggggaagcttggcttcctccgtcactgaagcaagcaagcctccctgttcgcatcagctgcctggctgccggctgccatcttggttggcagttaatttgcatatctcactgattagccaatgggaagggtagcggccgtacagctaattaccatgtttctcttttattagataggataatcaaaCTGGAAACAAATCAAATGTCCTCCCACTTGTGAATAGTGAAACAAAATGTAATGCATCCATACTAAAGAATACGACACAGCAATTTTAAAAACGAACAACAAACTATTGATTCgtgcaacaacttggatgaatcttGGGGTCATTGTGCTGAatgaaaaaagtcaaactcaaaggttgaatactgtatgattccatttatacaacatttttgaaatgacaaaattatagagatggagaagagatcagtggttgccaagggtttGGAAGGGGCACAGGTTGGGTGTGTCTACAAAGAGTTGCCCAAGAGGATTCTTTTGTGACAAAGAAACAGTTCCAAATCTTGAATGTGGCTGTCATTACATGAATCTATACATGTGATAAAACGTCCTAGAATTATGCACAATAAAAATGTGTGCATGTGAAACTGGGTGAGATCTGAGTAAGATGTGTAGTACGAATAATTGTATCCTACCCAGGTCAATTTCTTGGTTTTGAAAATGTTCTGTATTTGTGTAAGATGTCACCATTGGCAGAGGCTGGGTGATGGGCAGACAGGAACTCTCTGCAGTAATTTTGCAACTTGTTGTTGGTCTATAATTAATCAGATTGAAAAGTTTGTTGGATTTACTACCTACATGCATATTGGGGTTACCAAGAATGAGAACAAGGTTTATGCTGGAAAGAAGATTGTGAACTAGGCATGTAATCCATGAGATAATATAATAAGCATTCACACAACCACCATTAAAtttaagtatatattaaaattttatcatatttgcttccaatatctctttaaaaatgaatacataaaatttTGCAGTTATAGCTAAAGGCCTAACTTTTACTAACTGATCTCTTCAGAGCTTCTGAAGTTGATACACATTATTCTCTCACATGTATAACAGGATGTGAAAACAGCTCATATCTAAATATCAAGATACTATAGATACTACATTTCAAAAGAGGTAGGAGATATCATGCAGAATTTAAATATGAGATTTCTGATAATCGGTTACCAACTCTTATGCCATCTTCCATATCAAAGCTGTAAACAATTAGAGTTGAAGTTTTATATGAGGCATAAAACATTGAGTTTAATTGAAAGATGAACCATCTCTCCTGCTCCAATGTGGCCTTTTGCAGGCAAAAAGACTGTAGTCCAGAAGAGAGtgcattcaataaataaattcagaagaTTACATGAGAAATTTAATGGTAATGTCAGGAACGGTGGCAAGGCATACTTTTCAGACTAATGAGAAAAACTAGAGCAGCCAGATTAAAAGCAGCCTATTTGAAGAGATTGGGGAATCACTGAAGCATTATGAAGTTGAGCCTGAGAGAAGACTAGATACTTTCCAAGCCTGGCAAGGCAGCAGTAAGTCTCAAAGTTACTTCAGACTGATCAGGACAGAGGCTCTCATCACTGCCCCTGACTGCTTCCCGACATGGCCAGGGTTTCCCCAGGAAGGctttctccaggttcatccacctCAGGAGTGTCCTGCAGCGCCCGCTGGAGAACCAGCCTCAGGGTGTGTCTTCGCTTCCACCATCGCTGCCTGAAGGAGCCAACCAAGAAGTAAATGATGGGGTTGGCACAGCTGTTGACACAGGACAGAAGTGCTACCATCATGAAAACATGAAAGAGGGCACTAGATTCATTTGGAAACCAGACTATGAGGAACCAGTAGATGCCGAAGGGCAGGCCGCAGAGGAGGCAGACCAGCACCGTGATCACAACGGTCACGTAGAGCCTTGTGGGCGGCACCCGATGGGAGCCACACAGCAGTCTGgtcatcagggccaggctggacccAGAGAGAAGCACAAACAACAAAATCAGCCACGCCGCAGCGATGAAATGCAACACTGGGCACCAAAAATAATGTGCATTACTACTCCAGAAGCCACAGTAGTACTCTCCCAAGATGATCAGAAGCAGGGACAGGACCCAGAGCAGGGCACACATGACAGTGGACATGTGTCTGGGGCGGCGGCAGCGGTACCAGATGGGCCACAGGACAGACATGCAGCGCTccatgctgatggtgctgagaaAGCTCAGGCCTGAGATGTAGGCAAAGGTTGACACAGGGATGAGAAATCTATTTGTTACtctatagaaaaattttaagttgAAAAGTAAAACTAGACTATGTATAATTCGGTagcagaggaagaggaagtcGGCCCCCGCCAGGTTAAGGATGTAGACAGAGAAGGCGTTCCTGCGCATGCGGAAGCCCAGGAGCCAGAGCACCGCCGCGTTGCCTGCCAGCCCCACCAGGGCCACGATGATTGTCAGTAATTGCACGATTATGAACTCTGTATAATGTTGATAAATGGCCCGATCAATTTCATTGGTTGTTGTGAGGTCGGTCTCCCAGGCTGTGACAGTCATATCCATGCTCAGAAACGCTGCAGTTGTGGGCCTGGGAACAAAACAAGACTTGAGCACCTGCTCTATGACCACTGACCCTCATGGCCACCCTGTCTGTGGCGAATGGAGGCTTCCAGAGATTAAGATTCTTTCTGAACCACACGGTCTCAGAGTCCTGGAGCCTGAATTTAAACCCAGTTCTCTCTGAATCTTAGAGCCTGGGCTGTTTCTACTGCAACATGGACCCTCTATGTCTAACCTCTGCACTCACCATCCAGGCCATGACATGtgccctggaggcaggaggagaagaGACTGCACAGGTCCTGTGGATGACAGCAGGGTCCTGAGATCCTTAGTACTTGTGCTCTGGGAGAGTGGCATTGTTTGACAGCAGGCTGTCAGAAGCCCCAGGCCAATCTCAGTGACTGAGAGTGGTCTACCCAGGAGGGAAAAAGGAGGTTATGACTTAGTCTCATGAAGGGAATTAGACCTCTTGTTAGGACAGAGTGAGGACACCCAGAGCTCTTGGATTAGAAATGTCCCAGTGTGTCATGTCTATGAGGATAGACAGTGATTACTCTTCCCATTGTTGTGTCCCCAGGGCCTAAGTCTATGTGTGCAAACCATGGGTCTGTCAATAAATTTTTAACCcacaaatgaattaatgaatgaaagaaCTAATGAGGAGcccaaggaaagaaggaaatttggatttaatataatataaaacttTGTTAAATGAAGAACATTAAATGTAAAACAGAAGTCAGCACTTTGAATTCCACCACCAAAAAATACATGTTATGAAAAGAGAATTCCATTTCTAAGTTTTCATTCTGTGAAAAGCTCTTGTGTGTtcgacagatttttttttatgcctCCAGACACCTCCTATCCAGGTAGGAGAGGATTTCTCTGCATGTTAGAGGAAAAAGAGCCCATtttgaaaggagaggaagaggtggCAAAGGGTTTAAATAGAGGTTATTGGGATAGAAATATGCAAAGTGGAATTGTTAAGTGATTTCCtgatactatcctatctaataaaagacaaaaagggtaattaaccatacctccactacgtttcccattggctaatcagggcaatatgcaagtTAACCACCAACCAAAGTGGCGGCCACCAGacacacagctgaagtgagcaggaggtttgcttgctccagtgatggagaaagccaaggttccccgcctgccacggactggctctgagcccgaaagcaacaatgtttcaattatagaagctaaacaaaccccagatacctgctttcagttggccgtggcctcagagctgggagcgcctgTGACGGCAacatgtttcaattatagaaggtaaataaatcccagaataaaaaaataaaaaagagaggctgggagcttcagtcgctggccagactgaaaatggccctcagcccctcacccagactggccaggcaccccagtgggacccccatcctgaagggggtgtgaccagctgcaaacagccatcagctcctcatccaggctggctaggcacccaagtgggacccctaccctgatccgggacacccttcaaagCAAACCAtccggtccccacccgtgcaccgggcctctatcctatatagtaaaagggtaatatgcaaactgaccctaacagcagaaagactgggaatgactggtcactatgacacacactgaccacaagggggcagatgctcaatgcaggagctgccctctggtggtcagtgcgctcccacatgggggagctctgctcagccacaagccaggctgatggctgccagtacagaggtggtggtgaaagcctctcctgcctcctcagcagcgctaaggatgtctgactgcagcttaggtcttctccccgctggcaaatggacatcccctgagggctgccaggctgccagagggatgtctgattgtcatcttaggcccaatcccccggggagcaggcctaagccagcaggtggtcatctcccgagAGGtgccagactgcaagagggcacaggccgggctgagggaccccccctccccaagtgcacaaatttttgtgcaccgggcctctagtgtataatataaAAGTCATTTATCATCACTCTATGTGATTAGGAGTAGAAATTTCTTTGCAGatcaaaatatttgtttaagaGAATTctcgtggtggtggtggtggtggagttaAGAAGTGCTTACTTCTATTTTACAATGGGCTTTGGATGAAAGGAGAGAAGCTCTTGCAGAATTTAGGTGAGAAATGTAAATCAACTCACACATAGGTGAAGAGTAGCCCCTGATGAATGCTTACATGGTATTACCTCTTTCAATTCTCCAAATAGCCCTATGAGGCCAGTACTATGCTTACTCCCATCTGGCATATGGAAAAAGATAAGCACAAGGAGGTTGAATGACATGTTCCAGTTCTCACATGCACAAGAGTAAGAGCCTGGATCTGAACGCACAGTTCTGTGTCAGAGTCTTTGCCCttcccctgcctgcagccccactgACAGGGTGGTGTGTCTGGTACacatggggggtgagggggcgggaAGCAAGTAACTCCTAGAGGTAAATCTAAAATGGGAACTCACTAGTGTGTTTTATTAAACCAGAGTAGGCAAATTTTGTAAATAACAAGGAAGTGAAGCTTATCCAGTGTGGAAGAATAAGTGGGTGGAATCCACCTGAGAACAGACCAGAGATTCCAGGAGCTCCTTCTTTCCTCTGGACAGACCCAATCAGTCAATTCTTGCCAGGTTCAGCCAGGGCAGGCTCACCCAGTAGAATCGAATCTGCTACGTCTCAGCCAATGGgtgctgctctaaccactgagtcaaacctgctagggcttgtctccttttttttaaaaaaaatatattttattgattttttacagagaggaagggagagggatagagagttagaaacatcaatgagagagaaacatcgatcagctgcctcctgcacacctcctactggagatgtgcccgcaaccaaggtacatgcccttgaccagactcaaacctgggacctttcagtccgcaggctgacgctctatccactgagccaaaccggttagggcttgtctCCCTTTTTAAACTGAAAACTTAATAATGATGACTAGATCTGTCtgggttttgtctttttttcttggcTATTGTTCACTATTGTTTCCTCAGCATCCAGTACATGTCCCTTAGAGACCATCTGTTAGAATATCACCCTTTAACTCAGGAAGAAGCTGAGACTGAAAGAGCCAAAGGATTTTTCTGAGATCACAGGGTGAACAGCAGGAGCAATGCCAGCCCTGTCCTTCTGGAGCCCAGCCTGAGGCTT is a genomic window of Myotis daubentonii chromosome 9, mMyoDau2.1, whole genome shotgun sequence containing:
- the LOC132241055 gene encoding mas-related G-protein coupled receptor member X1-like isoform X1, which produces MVLRPTTAAFLSMDMTVTAWETDLTTTNEIDRAIYQHYTEFIIVQLLTIIVALVGLAGNAAVLWLLGFRMRRNAFSVYILNLAGADFLFLCYRIIHSLVLLFNLKFFYRVTNRFLIPVSTFAYISGLSFLSTISMERCMSVLWPIWYRCRRPRHMSTVMCALLWVLSLLLIILGEYYCGFWSSNAHYFWCPVLHFIAAAWLILLFVLLSGSSLALMTRLLCGSHRVPPTRLYVTVVITVLVCLLCGLPFGIYWFLIVWFPNESSALFHVFMMVALLSCVNSCANPIIYFLVGSFRQRWWKRRHTLRLVLQRALQDTPEVDEPGESLPGETLAMSGSSQGQ